CACTGCGAGGGTGAAGGCGCGTGCCATCTCCGCCGAACCGAGCAGGCGGAAGAGCCGCTGAGCCGGTGTCACGGAACGCGCCGCTGTCGTGTGCCGCGCTCGAAGACCAGGTCGCGTTCGCCCACGCCGACCAGGGGGACGGACTTCAGCTTGAACGACAGCATGATGAGGAGCATCCACCCCCACAGCATGATCGGGGTCGACTCGGCGAGCCCCTGCACCAGCAGGACGACGGTGAACAGGCTCGGCAGAAGCGTGAGCGGCGAGTACGCACGACGCGCGTCGAGATCCCACCGCGGGCGATCGACGGCGAAGAACCACGCGCGCCAGAGCAGACTCAGATAGGCGATCGCCATCAGGATCACTCCGAGCACACCCAGCTGCATGAGGACATCGAGCCACATGTTGTGTGCGTGGAACACCGTGATCCCGTGGTCCTCGATCCAGTGGGCGAAGGCGGGATCCGTGGGGATCCACGGGCTCGAGAAGCCGTTGCCGAAGATCGGGTGCTCAGCGGCGCGGGCGAGCACGCTCGACCAGATCTTGTTCGAGCGTCCCGTCAGGTCCGAGCTGCGGCCGAGAGCGGCGAGCAGGGGTTCGCGCAACAGCCACACCGCGACTGCTCCGACGACCGTGGTTCCGATGGCGATCGTGTAGATGCGCGTGCGTGCTCCGGGGGTTCGAGCGCGACGCATGGCCAGAGCCACCACGAGCACCACAGCCGCAGCGGCGGCACTGGCGAATGCGGTGACGGACGAGGTGCGGAACAGGAAGTACAGCGCCAGCAGCGTCCACAGGGCGAGTGTGGTGCGCCACCGCGCGCGCGCCGCGAACAGCACGCCGAAGGTGATGATCGCGAACACGCAGATGATGGCGAGCAGATTGGCGTTGCCGACGATGCCCTGGATCCGCCCACCGTCGAGGAGGTTGTCGCGCACCCAGTACCACTGCGGGTCGATCTTTCCGTCGGGAAGGGTGAGGAAGTTCGGCAGCAGCGGTCCGTGCAGGACCAGCGACACCCACAGCTCGATCGCGAGCGACAGCCCGAGGATCCACTTGAACGCGGACGAGAGGGCCCGCACGATCTCGTTCCACGTGAGCACGTGGACGATGAACAGGGCGTTCACCGTGACGGAAGCGAGGAGGAACCACGTGATGAGCGTCGGTCCCCGCCATTGCGACCAGGCGACCGAGACGAGCGCGAGGGTCACGTACCCCAGCGCTGTCCAGGGAAGACGGCGCCAGCGGAACGGCTGCGGGCGGGCACGGGCGATCGGCGGAACGCCGATCGCGACGGTCGCGAGGGTGAACACCACGAGGGTGATGCCCGCGCCGATCTCACCGAGCAGGTTGTAGACCGCGGAGTGTGCGAACGTGACCACGAGCACGAGGATCACGTAGCCGCGCAGCAACAGATGGCCCGTCGATTCGCGCTCGGGAGCGGCAGGTCGGGCCGCGACCGGGTGCTTGGTGTACTGAGCCATCGCGTTCAGGCTACCGCGCCGGGCCCCGCGCGTCGCAGGGCGTGCGCGCGCGGCTCTACGCTGGGGGCATGCTGCTGAGTCTGACGAACACCCCCCGTGACTATGCGTGGGGATCCGATTCCCTCCTGGCGGAGCTGGAAGGGCGCACTCCGGCCGGTGGCCCCGAGGCCGAGGTCTGGTTCGGTGACCACCCCGGCGACCCCGCCGACGTGGCCGAAGGCGGAACCCTCGACCAGGTCACGGGAGGCACTCTTCCGTACCTGCTCAAGCTGCTCGCTGCCGGCCAGCCGCTCTCGATCCAGGTGCATCCCACGATCGCGCAGGCGAAGGACGGATGGGCGCGGGAGAGCGCCAAGCCGCTCGACGATCCGACGCGCAACTATCGCGACGACAACCACAAACCCGAGCTGATCGTCGCTCTGAGCGAGACGTTCCAGTCGCTGAGCGGACTGCGCCCGGTGCGCGACACGCTCGCCCTGCTGCGCACGCTCGGTGAGAGCGCGGCCGTCAGCGAACTCAGCGAGCGCCTGACCGGGGACGATGACGCGGACACCCTTCGCGCGACGATCGGGTGGCTGCTGAGCGGTGATGCGCAGACTCAGGTCGACGAGATCATCGCGGCCGTCTCGGCGGCCGCGGCCCGGACAGACGCAGGGGAGTGGGCCACCACGATCCGTGCCATCGCCGGTGTCGCGCTGGCGTATCCCGGGGATCCCGGCGTGGTGGTCGCTCTGTTGATGAACCACGTGGTTCTCAACCGGGGCGAAGGCGTGTTCCTTCGTGCCGGACTGCTCCACGCCTACCTCGAGGGTCTGGGTGTCGAGATCATGGCCGCCAGCGACAACGTGCTCCGCGGTGGGCTCACGCCCAAACGCATCGATGTGCCGGAGCTCCTCTCGGTCGTCGACTCCGCGCCCGGCGAGGTGCCGGTGCTGCGTCCTGACGCAGCGGGGGCCATCACGTCGTACCCGGTCCCCGTGCCGGACTTCGCCCTCGACCGTGTGCTCCTGACCGGCGGATCCGTCACCCTCCCGGTCGCGGGGCCGACGATGGTGCTCGCCACGGCGGGCACCGTCTCG
The sequence above is drawn from the Candidatus Microbacterium colombiense genome and encodes:
- a CDS encoding O-antigen ligase family protein; the protein is MAQYTKHPVAARPAAPERESTGHLLLRGYVILVLVVTFAHSAVYNLLGEIGAGITLVVFTLATVAIGVPPIARARPQPFRWRRLPWTALGYVTLALVSVAWSQWRGPTLITWFLLASVTVNALFIVHVLTWNEIVRALSSAFKWILGLSLAIELWVSLVLHGPLLPNFLTLPDGKIDPQWYWVRDNLLDGGRIQGIVGNANLLAIICVFAIITFGVLFAARARWRTTLALWTLLALYFLFRTSSVTAFASAAAAAVVLVVALAMRRARTPGARTRIYTIAIGTTVVGAVAVWLLREPLLAALGRSSDLTGRSNKIWSSVLARAAEHPIFGNGFSSPWIPTDPAFAHWIEDHGITVFHAHNMWLDVLMQLGVLGVILMAIAYLSLLWRAWFFAVDRPRWDLDARRAYSPLTLLPSLFTVVLLVQGLAESTPIMLWGWMLLIMLSFKLKSVPLVGVGERDLVFERGTRQRRVP
- the manA gene encoding mannose-6-phosphate isomerase, class I, whose protein sequence is MLLSLTNTPRDYAWGSDSLLAELEGRTPAGGPEAEVWFGDHPGDPADVAEGGTLDQVTGGTLPYLLKLLAAGQPLSIQVHPTIAQAKDGWARESAKPLDDPTRNYRDDNHKPELIVALSETFQSLSGLRPVRDTLALLRTLGESAAVSELSERLTGDDDADTLRATIGWLLSGDAQTQVDEIIAAVSAAAARTDAGEWATTIRAIAGVALAYPGDPGVVVALLMNHVVLNRGEGVFLRAGLLHAYLEGLGVEIMAASDNVLRGGLTPKRIDVPELLSVVDSAPGEVPVLRPDAAGAITSYPVPVPDFALDRVLLTGGSVTLPVAGPTMVLATAGTVSISAAAEDSRRIAVGAAAFVSADESELHLTGTGEVFVASPGR